A window of Nitrospira sp. genomic DNA:
AAGGGATGGATCGCTGAGAAGCGCCTCCGCTTGAAACCGTAATCTTCTGACTCGCATACTTCGGGTTCATCAGAGGGCGGCGATACAATCCTGTATCGCCGCCCTCTGTGCTATAATGCGCCCCGCTGTTTCTCCGACACATTCAACCGGGATTCAAACTCGACATGCAGACGCTGCGCGCCATCCTGTTCGATTTCGACGGTGTCATCGCGAATACAGAGCCGCTTCACTTTGCCGGACTCCGCCGCACGCTGGCCGACATCGACATTACCCTCACCGAATCGGATTACTACGCCAACTATTTGGGCTTCGACGATCGCGGCTGCTTCCTTGCGGCCCTGCAGGCCAATGAACGACCGATCACCCCCGCGATCCTCCACGACCTGATGACGAAAAAAGCTATCGCCTATCTCGCTTCGGTCCGTGATCATCTCGTCATTTTCCCCGGTGTGCGGGAGTTCGTCGAACAGGCCGCCGCCCGGTATCCCTTGGCGATCGCCTCCGGCGCCCTCCGTCCGGAAATCGAACTCATTCTCGAACAAGCCGGCCTCAGGAAGGCGTTCCTCCATATCACCAGCGCGGAAGATGTCAGCCGCGGCAAGCCGGACCCCCAACCCTTTCAATATGCCTTGGCCGGCTTGACCCACGTACGCCCGAATCTCGGATTGGATGCGGCGTCGTGCCTGGTCATCGAAGATTCGCTGCCCGGCATTCGATCGGCCAAATCCGCCGGGATGAAAGTGCTGGCCGTCGCCAATACCCACACCACGCAAGATCTGCATGAAGCCCATGCCATCACTCACAGCCTGGCGGACACCAGCCTAGACGACCTACGAACCCGCCTATGGCCAATCGCACAATGATGAGGATCAGACCGTAATGCGTATCTGCTCGCTGGTCCCCGGCGCCACAGAAGTCGTTGCTGCGCTCGATCTCACAGACCAGTTGGTGGCCGTGAGCCACGAGTGCGACTATCCGGAATCCATCCGCCACATCCCGTCAGTCGTTGAGTCGGTGATCGATCAGCACAGCCTCTCCAGTGACGCCATTGATCGAGCCGTCAAACAACTTGTGAGTGCCGGTCAACGGCTCTATCGTCTCAACGAGCAACGCCTTCGTGAGGCTCGACCGGACGTGATCTTGACTCAGGATCTGTGTCATGTGTGTGCCGTCACGCCCGATCAATTGACACAGGCCATAACCGCACTCCCCTCCGAGCCACGGATCGTGACGCTGAATCCGACGTCAATGGAAGATATGCTGCTCGACGTTGTCCGCATCGCACAGGCAGTAGGAGCGGCTGACCGCGGGCAGGCACTGCTCCAATCTCTACGTGCGAGACTTGATCACGTGTCCACCACCAAACGGGCCATCCGCCCTCGCGTGGTCTGCCTGGAATGGCTCGACCCGCTCTATATCGCCGGCCACTGGGTGCCTGAAATGGTGGCGCTCGCAGGAGGGACGGATATTTTGGGTCGCAACGATCAACCATCGCGTGAAACCACGTGGAAGGAAGTCACGGACGCCAACCCGGACATCCTGCTCATCATGCCCTGCGGATACTCCGTTCAACGAACCGTGGATGAACTCGGCCGTTTTGAGAACAGTCGGACGCCATGGTCCGCGCAACTCGCCCGCTGGCCCGAAACCTATGTCCTCGATGCCAACGCCTATTTCAGCCGTCCCGGTCCGCGGCTCGTTGACGGCGTCGAGCTGCTCGCCTCGCTCTTTCACCCGATGCCATCCCATGATCTGAACCCGTTACAGGCCGTCCGCCTGACGACATCCTTGCTCACTGTGGAGTCCCGCGTATGACCGTCGATGAAGCCCAGGCCTATTGCACCGCCCTCACCAAAGCAAGCGGCAGCAATTTCTACTACTCATTTTTCTTTCTCCCCAAGGCACGCCGCAGCGCGATGTATACGGTCTATGCGTTCTGCAAAGCGGTCGATAGTGCGGTGGATGAACCGCCCGCCGGCAGTCAGCCGCAGGAAGAACTCGTCAAGTGGCGCGCGGAGCTGGACGCCGCCTATCACGGCACGCCGACATGGCCGATCACCATCAGTTTGGCGCATCACGTGAAAGCACTCTCGATCCCCAAGGTCTATTTTGAGGAATTGATCAAGGGCGTGGAGATGGATTTGCACAACAACCGCTACGTCACCTTCAACGAGCTGTCGTCCTATTGCTACCGGGTCGCGTCCGTCGTGGGTCTCATCTGCCTGCACATCTTCGGCGCGACCTCTGCCCGGGCGCAGGACTACGCCGTGGATCTCGGCATGGCCTTCCAACTCACCAACATTCTACGGGACGTGGGCACCGACGCAGCACAAAACCGAATCTACCTTCCGCTTGAAGACCTGAAAGCCTGCAAATATTCGGAAAAAGCTCTGCGGCAACAGACCTATTCACCGGAGTTCCAGAAGTTGATGCAGCATGAAGCCGCCCGCGCCCGGCAGTACTATGACAAAGCCCGGGCGGCCCTGATGGCTCTCCCTCCCCACGAGCGCCGCGCCCTGACGGTGGCGGAGATCATGCGCGGGATCTACTCCAGAATTCTAAGGAAGATCGAAGCCTCCGAGTACAAGGTATTTGGTCCACGCATCCGTCTGACCACCAGTCATCGCCTAGCGATTGCCGCAG
This region includes:
- the hpnD gene encoding presqualene diphosphate synthase HpnD, whose amino-acid sequence is MTVDEAQAYCTALTKASGSNFYYSFFFLPKARRSAMYTVYAFCKAVDSAVDEPPAGSQPQEELVKWRAELDAAYHGTPTWPITISLAHHVKALSIPKVYFEELIKGVEMDLHNNRYVTFNELSSYCYRVASVVGLICLHIFGATSARAQDYAVDLGMAFQLTNILRDVGTDAAQNRIYLPLEDLKACKYSEKALRQQTYSPEFQKLMQHEAARARQYYDKARAALMALPPHERRALTVAEIMRGIYSRILRKIEASEYKVFGPRIRLTTSHRLAIAAGIWLRSRFS
- a CDS encoding cobalamin-binding protein, translated to MRICSLVPGATEVVAALDLTDQLVAVSHECDYPESIRHIPSVVESVIDQHSLSSDAIDRAVKQLVSAGQRLYRLNEQRLREARPDVILTQDLCHVCAVTPDQLTQAITALPSEPRIVTLNPTSMEDMLLDVVRIAQAVGAADRGQALLQSLRARLDHVSTTKRAIRPRVVCLEWLDPLYIAGHWVPEMVALAGGTDILGRNDQPSRETTWKEVTDANPDILLIMPCGYSVQRTVDELGRFENSRTPWSAQLARWPETYVLDANAYFSRPGPRLVDGVELLASLFHPMPSHDLNPLQAVRLTTSLLTVESRV
- a CDS encoding HAD family phosphatase, translating into MQTLRAILFDFDGVIANTEPLHFAGLRRTLADIDITLTESDYYANYLGFDDRGCFLAALQANERPITPAILHDLMTKKAIAYLASVRDHLVIFPGVREFVEQAAARYPLAIASGALRPEIELILEQAGLRKAFLHITSAEDVSRGKPDPQPFQYALAGLTHVRPNLGLDAASCLVIEDSLPGIRSAKSAGMKVLAVANTHTTQDLHEAHAITHSLADTSLDDLRTRLWPIAQ